A region of the Candidatus Zixiibacteriota bacterium genome:
AGCTGCTTTCCATGTCTATCAACCTCCGGCTGAAAAGGGGTCCAAGTTGATCGCGATCCAGTATAGTGCACATTTGTGCAGGTGTCAAGCAGTTTTTTAGCCGGCGTCTGAGGAAATCCCTCTCACATCCCCGTTACAACCGATAATGCGTTATATCACAACAAAATAGCCTTCCCGAGCAAAATCCCCGGGAAGGCCTCTTGGGAACCGATAACCATCTATAAGGTTAACGAAGCTCGAATTCGACCGGTATTGACACCCAACAGCGAACCGGAAGCCCGTGATGGAAAGCCGGTCGGAACACCGCTCTTTTGGCTGCGGCAATAGCGTTTTCGGCAAAAGGTAAATTGGGGTTGGTTTCGGCAAACACCCTGACCTCAACGACCCGCCCGTTGAGATCGACCAGAAGGTGCAGGATAACCTTCCCTTCCATCCTGGTCCGTTGAGCGACCGAAGGGTATTCCGGCAACGGCATGTCGATCAACTCCGGAGGCTGATCAACTCCTGAAAACAGCTCGTACGTCGTGGTATCCTGAACATAGACGCCGCCACCACCGCCCGGTTGTAACGGATCATCGTTGCCGTATTCGATATCTCCGGCCCCCACGCCTGCTCCTCCGAAACCGAGACCGTCGTTGTTCAGCTCAACATTGTCGTCGACCAGGATCACATTGTCGACCAGATTGCCCATTCCCGGTGCTCCACGACGACCCGGTCCGGTGGCGGGAATAACCAGAGGCGGTTCATTACGAAGAGGATAATCCGTCCATACGATTTCGATTTGTCCGCCCGGCACCAGGGGATCATCCTGAACTCCATCAATAAGAACCGTTGCCGGAAGAGGCCAGAAAGCAACGATAATCGTCGGCAGACATACCACAAGGGAGGCTGCCAGCATGCCGTACAGCATGTGGCGCTGGTATAGCGACTTCATCCTGAACGCTGAAGTCAGGCGTGCATTGGCGGGGGTTTGTTCTGTGGCTCTCGACTGTTGTACGCGTCTGGTCATAGGGCACCTCCCTTTCGAAAGGGCGATGCCCGCAACCTGCTATTTTAATCAGCCAAGATTGACTGGACTATTTACCGATCTCAAACTCGACGGCGTAGGTAACCCAGCAGGCAACCGGTCGGCCGTTCTGAATACCGGGTTTGAACTTGCAGCCGTACGCGGCCTGCACCGCGGCATCATCGAGCGCCGCCGTGCCGGAGGATTTGCCGACGCGGGCATCGAGGACATTGCCGTTCTTGCCCACCAGGGCCTGAACCGCTACGGTACCTTCGATACCGGCCGTCTTTGCAAAGCGGGGGTATTCCGGAGGATTGTTAAAAATCATCTCCGGGTAGATTTCCACAGCCACGAATTCATCCGGAGCCGGCAGGTAATCGTCTTCAGCGATATCGACGACGATATCTTCACCGGCGGCCGCGGTCACCACATCAGGCGCAACGATCTCAGCCAACTCGTCCTTGGTCGCGAGGACAACGTCATCGTCGATAACTTCGTCGTCCGCCACTGGTTTTGGGATACCGACCTTGGGCGCTGCGGTCTGAGGGGCCTGCACGGCAACCTGCGGAGGTTTACGAGCAATACTCGGCGGAGGTCCCAAATCAGCCACGGTGGTAATGGTCTTAATAGGAGCCGCTAAAATCACTTCCTCTTCGGGAATCAATGAAATGATCCAGAAGGTCAACAAAATAGCGGCAACCGTACCAGCCGTGATGCCGATGCCATACAGGAAGTTGCGCTGATAGCGCGCCTTCATTGCATAGGCACCGTACTGTGAATAGAGGGAATTGACAGACATTACAACTCACCTCCAGCCTGAGCAGCCTGAATTGCGGCTGCTATTTTACGATCATCGGCATCTTCCCATTCACCGATGGCATATCGGTATGAGAACTTGCCGTCTTCCTTGGTGAGATCAGACACTTCCTTTTTCAACTGCTTAGCCAGAGTTGTGTTCCACGACCGTTCGATCACGTCAATCTCGTCGAGGATATTGACCATGTCGGAGTAAGTGGCGTCACGGTTAATCAGAATAAGCGTGTTGAGCTTGGGATTCGCCTGGTTCTCTTGCACCAAAATCTCCCGTAAAGCAGGACCGTTGAAGTTCTGCCTTATGCTGTCCGCCTGATTTTCAGGAGCCGGGATTAGCTTCGGGAGGTTCTCCGGAGTCACGCGCTTGAGGTTCCACCAATAGCGCCCTTCGCCGTCCACACGAACGGTTAACAGGTTGGACTCTTTCACCTCTACCTGAAGGCTATCCTCTTCGGCCGGCGGCAAGTTGATTTCCATGGCTTGCGGCATAGCGAATACCGTCGTAACCATGTAGAAAATCAGGAGCAGGAAGGCGATATCCACCATCGGCGTCATATCGATACGGATGGCGATTCTTCGCTTAGGTCGTCTAAGACCTTTTTTCGCTTCCTTTGGTGCTCTTTCTGCTACTTCACCGCCCATTTACCATCACTCTCCTTCCAGCGGATATCTCTAATCTATATACGGTCATCGGATGACTTTCTTTCAAAAAAGCTTAGCCGGCCTCGACATCGGTTTCGGGATCGGTGATGATCAGGAATCGTTCCAAATGGTTTTCCTGCATCTGCTTCATAACATCCTGCATAACCCCGAAGCTGGCTCTTTTATCCGCCTTAATAATCACCAGCGCCTTGATATTCTTACCACGAGCGCGGAGAATTTCAGGAGCGACAGTGTATTTGTCTACCGTGCGCACGACGCGGCCATTCGTCTCAACGTCGACTCCGTCGATGTTAATCGTCACCTTTTCGATCCAGTCAACGTAGATCGAATCGTATTTGGTGATGGTAACGTTGATGATGTCTTTGTCCGGCAGTTCGATCTGCGAATGAGATCGCGGCAGCTCGACGGCACGTGCTTCCGGCGGCTTGAACTGAGTTGTCGCCATGTAGAATATCAAGAGCAGGAAGGCGATATCCACCATTGGGGTCATATCGATCCTGATTGACACTCTTCTTTTGCCAGACATTTATTATATCCCTTCTTTTTCTTTCAAGATCTGCATCACTTCAAAAGTGGCCTCGTCGGTGGTGTAGTTGAACGCGTCCACCTTGTTGACGAAGAAGTTATAGAAGAAGATGCCGAGAATACCGGAAATAAGACCGCCGGCCGTGTTAACCAGCGCCTCGGAAATACCGGTAGCCAGCGATTGCGCATCAATAACACCACCTTCAACGTTACCGGTGGCGGCGAAGGCACGAATCATACCGATCGTCGTTCCCAGCAGACCGACCATGGTGGCGATGGAGGCGATAGTCGACAAGGCGATCAGGTTACGCTCAAGCAGCGGACCTTCGAGAGCGTTGGCTTCCTCAATCGCGTTCTGAGTAAGCTCGATGCGATGCTCGGCTTCCATCTGCTGGCCTTTCACCTCGCGATAGCGCTCAATGCCGGCCCGGAGAACGTTGGCGGTAGTACCGCGCTGCTTGTCGCAGGCAGCCAGGGCGCCGTCGAAATCGTCATTCTGGATAAGCATGACGAGCTTCTTGAAGAACACCTGTACGGAACTCTTGCCCTTGGCGACGCCGTAGAGTGAAAAATAGCGCTCGATAACGAACGAAAGCAACATGATAAGAACCATTATGAGCAACACGACCAGCGGGCCGCCCTTATAGATCGAATGCACGATCGGAACCTCGGAGGTACGGAACACTCCATACCAAAGACCGAAGCCTATGGCGAAGGCGGCAATGGCCACTACCGTTACGAAAATCGTTTGTTTAACCACAGATATTTCCTCCAGACTAGCTTATTAAATTTCAACACCTTTTAGGGCCACCAGTAAAGACATGGCAACCGACACGAACACACCCCAACTCAGGGTATCGAAATAGCTCACCGGGCCAAAGGCCTTGCCGAGACTATCGAAATACTGAGTCGGATCGAAGCCGTAATCGCCTCCAAAGAACGAGAGAATCACCGTCAGCAAAAAGAGCAGCAACGGCAACCAATTGAGGCGAAGGATCTTCTTCAATTTAAGAGCTCTTTCATCCGCCGTTCCTTTAAAGCCGTACAATCCGTACAGAGTGTAAACCGGCAGAAAAATGCTCAGGATCGTTACAATCATCAACGCTATGGCGATCACCGCCGCAGCAAAACCGGAGCCGAAAACCAGCGGTCCGACTGAGCCCAATGCGGCAAAAGAACCGATACCGGACAATCGTTCGTATTCCTTGGTTATTTTCTTCCTGGCTATATAACCATGGATGACCTCTTCGTTGGATGAGGTCGACGTGCTGGCAACACCGGGATTCTCCTCCAGGGCATCCATCGGAGGTTCACCGGTGTCCTCTTCAAGGACCTCTGCGGGAGGTTCTTCGTAGCCAATCGCTACGCCAATTTCCGAGGAGTCACCGGCAGCCGCTAAAGCCAGACTGTCTGGCTGCATAAGGCTGTCAGCCGGCGCCTCAGCCGACGCTACGTGCGATTCCTGCACCACCTCGTTATAAGCGGAATACCAGGGGATGAAGATCGATGCGAACATCACCAAACAGGCAATCGTGGCAATAATGCGATCGCTCATCGAGACACGACTCTCAAGGAGTGTGCACTCTTCGCGCAACGATTCGCCACTTTCCCGTTTGGCTTTGATGGCGTCAACCAACTTCTGTTTCTCAGCTTCAGACTTAAACAGGTCTTTCGGCTTGTGAGGAAATACCTCAAAACCGATATACCTGAATCGTTGATCTGCTGAGATTGTCTGCTTATTTGATGTGGCTTTTTTCTCTTCTTCGGCCATTCATTCTCCCAGACATTATATCAGTCAGATATGTTTATCGTTAAAACTCAAAGCTAGTGTCATCAGCGCCCTTCTTGGCGTCGGTGTTACCCGGCTCACATTTCAAAACCTTCTTGTACCAGGTATTCGCCTGCTTGAAATCATCACCGGCGCCGTCCTTCTTATCGACGGCACGAAGGTGGTATGCCTGGGCTATATAGAGTGTCAGACCGGGATCGGCACATTCACCTTCAGCCTTGGTCAGACAGTCGTATGCCTTATGGAAATAGCTCAGGGCTTTGGTGTAACTCTTAGGGCTGCAGACACCGCCGAAATAGGCATAACCGAGAGACCGAAGCGCCTCGCAGGAGTTCGGGTTAATCTGCAACCAACGCTCGTACCATTCAACGCCACGAGCGCAGTCAGACAAGTGATACAGATAAATCTGTGCGATTCTCTGGATCACAGATTCATCATCAGGCTTGATTTCAAGGTATTGCTGCAGATAATCAGCAGCTACTTCGTAGTAATTGACATTCGGATCGGGGGTATCGACATCAACCGCGTCCTCATTCCCTTCAATACCTTCGAGATCATCCAGAGCCACCGCCTCATCGGCGCCTCCCCCCATTTCCTGATTGGCAATGGACATGGCGCAATAACCGGCATTCTTGAGGACTTTATCATCCATTTCCAGATCAAGACGCTTCTGGTAATACGACAAGGCCTTCACCAGATGACGATCCTGATGAAGCGCTATCGCCAGATTATAAACAACCCGTTTCTGATTGGGATTGAGCTGAATCGATTTCTCGTAGTATTCGGATGCCTTGGTGAAATTCCGGTTGTCTTTGTCGTAATAATACGTATCCCCTAAAAGCTGGTAGTACTCATCATCCGACACCTTGGTTTGTTCAGCGCGATCGGGGTCAGCTTCAACCCACTCCTTCTGCTTACGAAGCATTTCGCGAGCTTTAGCCCAGTCTTGAATATACCAGAGCGATTTGCCGTATTGGAAATAGATGTCGCGAGGTTCATAAGGGATATCAAGAACCTTTTGATAGTACTGGCAGGCATCTTCATGACCGCTGACATTGGCATAGCCCATGGCCAATTCGAAAAACACACGCACATGCTGGCTGTCGGGCTGGGCATTCGATAATTCCAGATAGCGTTTATAAGAACCGATCGCATCGATGAAACGAGCTTTACGTTCATCTCGTGTTCTGGTCGAAAGAGCCGCCTTGAAATAAATACCACCCGCACGCATCCAGGCCGGGGCATAAGTGCTGTCTTTTTGAAGCACGACCTTGAGCTTCTCAATAGCACAAGTGTAGTCTTTCATCTCGATACAGGCTTCAGCCCAATGGAAATAAACCTCAGTAGAAGCGGTATCGATTTGCAACGCCAGATCATACTCGATGATCGCCAGGGCCGGAATACCCTGATAAAAATTAGCATCACCGAGATTTATATGATACTCCGCCCGCTCTTTCATGCCGGTCTCACGGACCGCTTCCAGAGTGGCCTGCTTCTCTTCTTCGCTTTCGAATTTCTTTGTGTTGAGATCCTTGATCGTCTTCTCTTCCTGAGCCTCAGACGATGCAATCGCCTTACGGAAATACTTGTCGGCGTCCTGATATTCACCACGAGCCAGATATACCAGACCTAGTCCGTTCTCGAACCCGGAAAGGTTATCCTTGGACTTTTTGATCCCTTCCTGCATCGTCTTTTCGGCATCGTCGAGTTCACCCAGATTGATCTGCGTCCGACCAAAATAGAGCAGGCTTTCATAGTCCTTGGAGCGCTTTTCATAGGCTGTCTCAAACTGCTCCTTAGCATTTTGCCACTGTTCGCGCTCATAGTAAATGCGACCAAGCGCAAAGTAATTGCGATGGTAACCTGGGTCGGCGGCAATGGCGCCGTTGAGCAATTCAATAGCTCGCGCCGTATCCCCCGTGTTGAGGGCATTAAGGATATTGTCGTCGTCGATAACCTGACTGTATGCCGTCGAAACGACTGCGGACAGTAAGATCAGAAATACCGGGAATAATTTCGTAAGTCTCTTTCGCAAAGCAACTTCCTCTCGAACACGTTCAAAACAACTGCTTAAAAAACATACTTTTCGGGCAATGTCAAGGGATTATTTGGGAGCCGTTTTCCCTATGAAAAAGGCTCATTTCCCGTGACTTTCTTACCCTCCAGGCGGTTCTCACAACGAGCCACGTCAGCGACATACAAACCAACATACCAGCCGGTAGGTACCAACTCCAAACCGGGGTAAAGAAAGCCAGTAAATAGGTCGCGGTTACGATCATAATCAGCGACGTGACAAAGTTGACTATTTTAGTGGCCTTCGCCATAATAACCACCTTTCACTCTTATACCGCCGTTGCGAAGAAATCTTCCGTTCGAAGGACAGGTTCATGGACACACGCCAACGGCCCGATGTATCACAATTTCAATGCCTGAAATAATGACGCATAATTAACGAGCAGTTAAGCCGTTACCGGCGAATACGTTGCGGTCCCGCTAAATAATTAGCACGTCACTGACTACGCAGAAGGCGCAGAAAATGCGTTGAAAAACACCGCGTTCGGACCGAGAATCGAACATTATCCTATGAATGACTTGATGTTACAGCGAGAGGTGAACAGCCATAGCGATATGCGAGTGATTCGTACGAATCGTACGTAACAGCCGGATTTCGGCTCTATTAGCCTACTTGTAGCCAATGGTACATCAGCTTCACACGGCGATTGCCTAAAAATTCCAGGGTAACCAGCCCCTCGTATTCCCGTGGACGTCCTTCGACATCCAACGCCGGGAAGAACTTCATTGAGGTCAATATCTCCTTTATCGTATTTCTATCCAGTTTGGGTATTCCCTTCCAATTGGTTAAGACGACAGTCCCCATACTGTCAATATGAAGCGGAAGAGTCAGGCTATATTTATGAAAAGCGGAGTGTCCCATAACCGAAAGGGTGTCGTAGGGCACTATCCGGGGAATCGGCTTAATTATGATACCGCTGGTGTCATTGAGAATCGTAAGTGCCCGACGTTCATGAAATGACATTAATGCTTCAGTACTGTCGTTGAAAGGCAACATCGGACGCCGGTTGGAGGGATAAAACGAAACTAATAGATAAGGGTGTGACTCTATTGCCCGCCCCTCGAAACGAGCCGGCTCGAATTCGGCATAAAGAACGGCGGAAGTCAACTGGCCGACAAAGGCCGGATAATCGGTCGAGACGAGAGATGCCTCCGAGCATCTCCCGGCACTGTCCAGGGCAAGTCGAAAGAGAATAAATCGTCGTGAACGGTTCGGATTATCCGGTCCCAGGTCACAGGAGTATTTGGGGAAAGACCTTATTCCCGCCGGTTCAAAACCGTTAAGGTGAAGAGTCATATTGACCAGATCCTGATCAACTGCCCGGCAAGTGCTGTCAACCGGGAACGAAAAAGAAAATTGCTCTCTTCCCTTTGAATACCGTGCGATTGCGGCCAATTTGAACGGAGCCGTCGGCGGAGGAGTAAACCGATATCCGCTTAATGATGGTCCAAGATATCGAACCCAGGCGGAGTCAGCAGACTCATCTGATTCAAGCCCTGTAACATTACCGCTGTTATCAAGGACCACGGTGAGAATTCGTGAGTTGTTGCTACGATCCCCCGGAAAAGGACCATTCGGCACCAGGTCATAGGTGTAAACCGGAGCGGGAATAATCATACCGGCATCGAACGCACAATCAGCCGACACTCCGGTTGGCTTACGGCAGGCCGACAACGCCAACATCAACACCAATAACGGCAAGGCTATCCAAAAACACGAACAGCGATTGTCAAACAAACTCGACTCCAAGGGTCTTTACGTTTACCTCTCCTTGAAACAGTCGTTGAAATCAAATCAGTTCAAGTTTGAATTATCTAGCACGATCATTTACTTTCCAGCCGTTAGAATAATGATCGGGTCGCATCAGCGACTGGATTGGAGAGGTTTTGTCGGCAATCGGGCCACAGTACATCCGTAACGTTTACAGCTCCTGGACATGTTATGCCATCCGGGTGGCGATAACTTTCCTCTTCGTCCCATACATTACCTCACAATGGGGCGATTCTCGTTATGGGTTATGGGTGATCCTGTTTCAGACAATTAATTATTTTTCCCTGCTCGACCTGGGCCTGACATCTTCGATAATCCGTTTCGTATCCAAGTATCTCAGTCAACGAGATTTCGGTCGCGTATCACGCGTTATTGCAACTTCGGGGGTGCTCTACCTGATAGTCGGCAGTTTGGCTGCCATCGGGCTCTTCATCTTCGTTGAGTTTTTCTTTCACATCTTCAAAATAGCCGATCCGAACCTGCTGGCCGAAGGGAAAACCGCCCTGCAGATATTAGCCGTGTATCTGGCTTTTAATTTTTATTTCTTACCGTACGGCGGATCGTTGGTAGCTTTCCAGCGCTACGACATGCACAATCTCATCAGTATCGGCGAGGAGATAGTTCGCGTAGGGCTGATGATCTGGTTGCTATCGGCCGGATACGGGCTGGTGGCGCTGGCGCTGGTAATTGTGGGGACGACTATCGCCCGCAATCTGATCGCGTTCTGGTGGCTTAGACGTGCCTTCCCTGAAATAAAATTCGGCTGGCGTGAGGCTGATCGCGAAACCGGGCGGATGTTGTTCGGATACAGTTGGATTTCATTTGCGATCGTTATCTGCTGGCTGGTTATTTTCAATACCGACTCGTTCCTGCTGGGCGTCCTCAGCGGCACCGCTGCGGCAGGGGTGTACCACCCCGGGGCTCAGTTGTTCCTGCACCTGCGCAATCTCATCAACGGCGCGGCCACCCCGCTGGCGCCGGCGGTTTCCCATATTGAAAGCACATCCGATCTGGATAGAGTCCGACGGCTCTATTTCCGCGGATCAGCTTACATCGCGTTCGCATCGTTCACCATCTCCACTCTGGTGATCCTTTTCGCCCAGCCGTTCGTCGATCTCTGGTTACCGGAGGCATTTGCCGAATCAGCTTCGGTTATGATTGTACTGGCTTGTGGTTCGGCGCTTTTTCTGCCGCAGATAGTCGGGAATTCCGTCCTGTTCGGAATCGAACAACATCGCTACCTCTTGTACAGTCTCATCTGTGAAGCGGCGGCTAAAATTGTCCTCGCCATCGTGCTGATTCCGCGCTCCGGTTTGCTCGGGATGGCGCTGGCAACCATCATCCCACAAATTGCCATGTACAGTACCCTCTACCCGGCGTTGCTTGCTTCTGTATTGGGAACAACCCATTGGAAAATCCTCTGGAATATCTTCCGTCCGGGCGGTATGGCCCTGGCTGCGGCAGCACCGGTCGGTATCCTGTTAACCTGGTTATGGCCTGTCGACGGCTGGCTCAGTCTCATTGCCGAAGTAGCTATAGTGGTTCTTATTGCCGCGGTGGTCGCTTATCGTTTCTTATTGGCGCCGGATGATAGAAATAAGCTGATAGACGGACTCCCGTTCATTCACCAATAGTAAAGCGCGGCCGGAGAAATCTCCCGCCGCGCTTATGGTACCGGAGCAGCTTCAGTATTTGCTGTGCAGTTCTTCGAGCGCTTCGGTGATTTTGTCAACTGACGGAAGACAGATCGCATCACCGTCGAGACCGTAAGCTACCCGTGAATCGAGGGCGGTGACCAGCTTGACGGGTGCTTCTAGAGTAAATATCCCTTCACCGCGAGTAATGAGCGAGGCAATCGTCGGCCCGACTCCGCCCCAGAATCGATCTTCGGTTACGACCAAAACTTTCCCGCAGTCGCGAGCGGTCTTGAGAACCGCCTCCTCATCCATCGGACGAACTGTTCGGAGATCCACGATACGAACATTGACTCCCTTGTCGGCCATTATTTCCGCCGCCTTGCGGCACATCGGCACCGTAGCGCCGAAAGTAATGACACCGATGTCAGAGGCCTCCTCGTTGTAAGTACGAGCCACACCGAAGGGAATGAGTTCATCGATATCAGGCACCGGCGTTTCAAGCGGGACACCTTCCCAGTCGCGACGGTTGTACAGCGCCACCGACTCACAGAACAGAACCGGATCATCGGTTGCCCAGGCAGTCTTAAGCAAACCGGCGGCATCGTAGGAATTGCTGGGAACGGCGATCAACAAACCGGGGATGTTCATCCAGGTCCCGAGATTGCCTTCAGAATGCCAGAACGACCCGGCACCCTGCTTATAACCGCCGTAAGTGGTGCGGATGACCATCGGCATTCGCCATTGACGGTTGGAGCGCTGGTAGGCGGTGGCAATGCGGTCTTTGAGGATCTGATAGCCGGGCGACATATAGTCAAGGAACTGAATCTCGGGTATCGGTCGACGCCCCTGATAAGCATGTCCCACGGCTCGCCCCAGGATACCGGCTTCGTCCAGCGGCGTGTTGAAACAGCGATCATTGCCGAATTCACGCTGGAGGTTCTTGGAAACAAGGAACACGCCGCCCTTCCCTTTCATACCTTTCTGCTTGGCCAGGTCATGAGCCATTGCTCCGGAGAAATCAGCCACGTCCTCACCGAACATGATGACATCATCGGTCAGCATGAACAAATCGAACAACGTCCTGTTGATTGCGAAACGCATCGTCATCGGACCGGCTTTTTCGGGCAGATCGGGGATCGGATAATATCCCTTTTCGGCGAACTGCTTGAATCTGGCCTCACGGTTTACCTTAGAGGCTTTGCGGTATTTCTCCCAGGTTTGTTTTGCCTCTTCGAAACTGTAGCTATTGACTGCAGCCTTGACCTGTTCGATGGTTTTGGGTTGAAATTCAGCGACCGCTTTTGCCGACATCTCAGTGGTTTCTTTGTCGATTCCTTCCCACATGTCGACTATTTCCCGACCGGTCATTATACCTTCGGCCAGGAAGTCATCGACCGTCTTGAGAATGCAGTCGTTCTTGGTGTGCCATTCAACCTCCAGCGGGTCCATATAGAAAGACTGGTCGTCGGAACCGGAATGAGAGCCTTCCCGGGTAACGCGGACATTCATCAGGACCGGCCCTTTACCACTCCGGGCATATTCGATAGCCTCCTCAGCTATCGATAGAGAGTTTTTGACATCGGTACCGTCCATCTGGAAGATCTTGAGACCGAAACGCTGAAATCCCTCGAACGGAGTGGTCGGATCCCCCTCGGGAAATTGCTCCTCGACCGAGACCGATATGGCCCAGCCACAGTTGTAGATAGCGAACACGATCGGAGCTTTATCGAATACGGCGTAGAACACAGCCCGCGCGAATTCCGGCGAAGAGGTCGAGCCCTCACCGATCCCGCACCAGGTCACGCCGTCCTTCGGATAAGCCCCACCGGGATAAATCGATT
Encoded here:
- a CDS encoding energy transducer TonB; translation: MSVNSLYSQYGAYAMKARYQRNFLYGIGITAGTVAAILLTFWIISLIPEEEVILAAPIKTITTVADLGPPPSIARKPPQVAVQAPQTAAPKVGIPKPVADDEVIDDDVVLATKDELAEIVAPDVVTAAAGEDIVVDIAEDDYLPAPDEFVAVEIYPEMIFNNPPEYPRFAKTAGIEGTVAVQALVGKNGNVLDARVGKSSGTAALDDAAVQAAYGCKFKPGIQNGRPVACWVTYAVEFEIGK
- a CDS encoding biopolymer transporter ExbD, with protein sequence MGGEVAERAPKEAKKGLRRPKRRIAIRIDMTPMVDIAFLLLIFYMVTTVFAMPQAMEINLPPAEEDSLQVEVKESNLLTVRVDGEGRYWWNLKRVTPENLPKLIPAPENQADSIRQNFNGPALREILVQENQANPKLNTLILINRDATYSDMVNILDEIDVIERSWNTTLAKQLKKEVSDLTKEDGKFSYRYAIGEWEDADDRKIAAAIQAAQAGGEL
- a CDS encoding energy transducer TonB — its product is MTRRVQQSRATEQTPANARLTSAFRMKSLYQRHMLYGMLAASLVVCLPTIIVAFWPLPATVLIDGVQDDPLVPGGQIEIVWTDYPLRNEPPLVIPATGPGRRGAPGMGNLVDNVILVDDNVELNNDGLGFGGAGVGAGDIEYGNDDPLQPGGGGGVYVQDTTTYELFSGVDQPPELIDMPLPEYPSVAQRTRMEGKVILHLLVDLNGRVVEVRVFAETNPNLPFAENAIAAAKRAVFRPAFHHGLPVRCWVSIPVEFELR
- a CDS encoding oligosaccharide flippase family protein, with protein sequence MSAIGPQYIRNVYSSWTCYAIRVAITFLFVPYITSQWGDSRYGLWVILFQTINYFSLLDLGLTSSIIRFVSKYLSQRDFGRVSRVIATSGVLYLIVGSLAAIGLFIFVEFFFHIFKIADPNLLAEGKTALQILAVYLAFNFYFLPYGGSLVAFQRYDMHNLISIGEEIVRVGLMIWLLSAGYGLVALALVIVGTTIARNLIAFWWLRRAFPEIKFGWREADRETGRMLFGYSWISFAIVICWLVIFNTDSFLLGVLSGTAAAGVYHPGAQLFLHLRNLINGAATPLAPAVSHIESTSDLDRVRRLYFRGSAYIAFASFTISTLVILFAQPFVDLWLPEAFAESASVMIVLACGSALFLPQIVGNSVLFGIEQHRYLLYSLICEAAAKIVLAIVLIPRSGLLGMALATIIPQIAMYSTLYPALLASVLGTTHWKILWNIFRPGGMALAAAAPVGILLTWLWPVDGWLSLIAEVAIVVLIAAVVAYRFLLAPDDRNKLIDGLPFIHQ
- a CDS encoding MotA/TolQ/ExbB proton channel family protein, whose product is MVKQTIFVTVVAIAAFAIGFGLWYGVFRTSEVPIVHSIYKGGPLVVLLIMVLIMLLSFVIERYFSLYGVAKGKSSVQVFFKKLVMLIQNDDFDGALAACDKQRGTTANVLRAGIERYREVKGQQMEAEHRIELTQNAIEEANALEGPLLERNLIALSTIASIATMVGLLGTTIGMIRAFAATGNVEGGVIDAQSLATGISEALVNTAGGLISGILGIFFYNFFVNKVDAFNYTTDEATFEVMQILKEKEGI
- a CDS encoding thiamine pyrophosphate-dependent enzyme; this translates as MDIIAIIERARNYKKKAARRPARNKPLKEYSGKTPAQLANMMRSMLTARRIEMEEKLLLRKGYNRFFIGCGGKELADVAFADNLKLTDPQVGYYRNKAFDMHRGVSIRQKMLEAIGDPRAESTGGMMIPAHSAYPELSILPQASPTGSHAMEAAHLAGAMIHPSKVSRQSIYPGGAYPKDGVTWCGIGEGSTSSPEFARAVFYAVFDKAPIVFAIYNCGWAISVSVEEQFPEGDPTTPFEGFQRFGLKIFQMDGTDVKNSLSIAEEAIEYARSGKGPVLMNVRVTREGSHSGSDDQSFYMDPLEVEWHTKNDCILKTVDDFLAEGIMTGREIVDMWEGIDKETTEMSAKAVAEFQPKTIEQVKAAVNSYSFEEAKQTWEKYRKASKVNREARFKQFAEKGYYPIPDLPEKAGPMTMRFAINRTLFDLFMLTDDVIMFGEDVADFSGAMAHDLAKQKGMKGKGGVFLVSKNLQREFGNDRCFNTPLDEAGILGRAVGHAYQGRRPIPEIQFLDYMSPGYQILKDRIATAYQRSNRQWRMPMVIRTTYGGYKQGAGSFWHSEGNLGTWMNIPGLLIAVPSNSYDAAGLLKTAWATDDPVLFCESVALYNRRDWEGVPLETPVPDIDELIPFGVARTYNEEASDIGVITFGATVPMCRKAAEIMADKGVNVRIVDLRTVRPMDEEAVLKTARDCGKVLVVTEDRFWGGVGPTIASLITRGEGIFTLEAPVKLVTALDSRVAYGLDGDAICLPSVDKITEALEELHSKY
- a CDS encoding biopolymer transporter ExbD; the encoded protein is MSGKRRVSIRIDMTPMVDIAFLLLIFYMATTQFKPPEARAVELPRSHSQIELPDKDIINVTITKYDSIYVDWIEKVTINIDGVDVETNGRVVRTVDKYTVAPEILRARGKNIKALVIIKADKRASFGVMQDVMKQMQENHLERFLIITDPETDVEAG
- a CDS encoding tetratricopeptide repeat protein; translated protein: MRKRLTKLFPVFLILLSAVVSTAYSQVIDDDNILNALNTGDTARAIELLNGAIAADPGYHRNYFALGRIYYEREQWQNAKEQFETAYEKRSKDYESLLYFGRTQINLGELDDAEKTMQEGIKKSKDNLSGFENGLGLVYLARGEYQDADKYFRKAIASSEAQEEKTIKDLNTKKFESEEEKQATLEAVRETGMKERAEYHINLGDANFYQGIPALAIIEYDLALQIDTASTEVYFHWAEACIEMKDYTCAIEKLKVVLQKDSTYAPAWMRAGGIYFKAALSTRTRDERKARFIDAIGSYKRYLELSNAQPDSQHVRVFFELAMGYANVSGHEDACQYYQKVLDIPYEPRDIYFQYGKSLWYIQDWAKAREMLRKQKEWVEADPDRAEQTKVSDDEYYQLLGDTYYYDKDNRNFTKASEYYEKSIQLNPNQKRVVYNLAIALHQDRHLVKALSYYQKRLDLEMDDKVLKNAGYCAMSIANQEMGGGADEAVALDDLEGIEGNEDAVDVDTPDPNVNYYEVAADYLQQYLEIKPDDESVIQRIAQIYLYHLSDCARGVEWYERWLQINPNSCEALRSLGYAYFGGVCSPKSYTKALSYFHKAYDCLTKAEGECADPGLTLYIAQAYHLRAVDKKDGAGDDFKQANTWYKKVLKCEPGNTDAKKGADDTSFEF